The Sagittula sp. P11 genome window below encodes:
- the rlmN gene encoding 23S rRNA (adenine(2503)-C(2))-methyltransferase RlmN: MSDAPITQDLVTIPRKLPEGGKINLVGLTRAGLRDALLAMGTPEKQAKMRVNQVWQWVYFWGVRDFESMTNLAKDYRAKLAATFEISLPEIVSKQVSADGTRKYLVRIAGGHEVETVYIPEEDRGTLCVSSQVGCTLTCSFCHTGTQKLVRNLTAGEIVGQIMLVRDDLGEWPEPGTGTGDQGPRLLSNIVLMGMGEPLYNFDNVRDAMKIAMDHEGLSMSRRRITLSTSGVVPEIAKCAEEIGCLMAVSFHATTDEVRDKLVPINKRWNIATLLDALREYPRLSNSERITFEYVMLKDVNDSDEDARRLVKLIAGIPAKINLIPFNEWPGSPYERSDWSRIERFADIVHKAGYASPIRTPRGEDIMAACGQLKSTTERARKSRKEIEAEVRSG; encoded by the coding sequence ATGTCTGACGCACCCATCACCCAGGATCTCGTGACGATCCCGCGCAAGCTGCCGGAAGGCGGCAAGATCAACCTGGTCGGTCTGACCCGGGCCGGGCTGCGTGATGCGCTTCTGGCCATGGGCACGCCCGAGAAACAGGCCAAGATGCGGGTCAATCAGGTCTGGCAATGGGTGTACTTCTGGGGCGTCCGCGACTTCGAGTCGATGACCAACCTTGCCAAGGACTACCGCGCGAAACTGGCCGCCACCTTCGAGATTTCCCTGCCGGAGATCGTGTCGAAGCAGGTCTCGGCCGACGGCACGCGCAAGTACCTTGTCCGCATCGCGGGCGGCCACGAGGTCGAGACGGTCTACATCCCCGAGGAAGATCGCGGCACGCTCTGCGTTTCCTCGCAGGTGGGTTGCACCCTGACTTGTTCGTTCTGCCACACCGGCACGCAAAAGCTGGTCCGCAACCTGACCGCCGGGGAAATCGTCGGTCAGATCATGCTGGTGCGCGACGACCTTGGCGAATGGCCCGAGCCGGGCACCGGCACGGGCGATCAGGGGCCGCGCCTTCTGTCCAACATCGTGCTGATGGGCATGGGCGAGCCGCTCTACAACTTCGACAACGTGCGCGACGCGATGAAGATCGCGATGGACCACGAAGGTCTGTCCATGTCGCGCCGCCGGATCACGCTGTCGACCTCCGGCGTGGTGCCGGAGATCGCGAAGTGCGCCGAAGAGATCGGCTGCCTGATGGCGGTGTCCTTCCACGCCACGACCGACGAGGTCCGCGACAAGCTGGTGCCGATCAACAAGCGCTGGAACATCGCGACGCTTCTGGACGCGCTGCGGGAATATCCGAGGCTGTCGAACTCCGAACGGATCACGTTCGAATACGTGATGCTGAAAGACGTGAACGACAGCGACGAGGACGCGCGGCGGCTGGTCAAGCTGATCGCGGGCATCCCGGCCAAGATCAACCTGATCCCGTTCAACGAATGGCCCGGCTCCCCCTACGAGCGGTCCGACTGGTCGCGGATCGAACGCTTCGCCGACATCGTGCACAAGGCCGGGTATGCCTCGCCCATCCGCACGCCGCGCGGAGAGGACATCATGGCCGCCTGCGGGCAGCTCAAGTCCACCACCGAACGCGCCCGGAAATCCCGCAAGGAGATCGAGGCAGAGGTCCGTTCGGGCTGA
- a CDS encoding gamma-glutamyl-gamma-aminobutyrate hydrolase family protein: protein MSRPLIGVTTSSRSGWRIYPLVNLNLWLAGARGVRWGAGRPSDLAAVDGVIIGGGDDIAPELYGGKIGVSARLDRERDRFEAAIAAQAMQDNIPVLGICRGAQMLNVALGGTLDQNAWETFSDSPMIKTILPKREVCVVAETQLARYVGEQPMKVNALHTQAVDKLGEGLRVSARDTAGMVQAIERGSDPFALGIQWHPEHLFYAHRQRAIFRALVSAARAYSERRSQTHAVLNEAA, encoded by the coding sequence ATGAGCCGCCCCCTGATCGGTGTGACCACGTCTTCGCGTTCGGGATGGCGGATCTATCCGCTGGTGAACCTGAACCTTTGGCTTGCCGGTGCGCGCGGCGTGCGCTGGGGCGCGGGCCGGCCTTCGGACCTGGCCGCGGTGGATGGCGTCATCATCGGTGGCGGCGACGACATCGCGCCGGAACTCTACGGCGGGAAGATCGGCGTCTCGGCCCGGCTGGACCGTGAACGCGACCGCTTTGAAGCTGCCATTGCCGCGCAGGCCATGCAGGACAACATCCCCGTCCTCGGCATCTGCCGCGGGGCGCAGATGCTGAACGTCGCGCTTGGCGGCACGCTGGATCAAAACGCGTGGGAGACCTTCAGCGACTCCCCGATGATCAAGACGATCCTGCCCAAGCGGGAGGTCTGCGTCGTGGCCGAGACCCAGCTCGCCCGCTACGTCGGTGAACAGCCGATGAAGGTGAACGCCCTGCACACGCAGGCCGTCGACAAGCTGGGGGAGGGGCTGCGCGTCAGTGCCCGCGACACCGCCGGCATGGTGCAGGCCATCGAACGGGGGAGCGATCCCTTTGCGCTGGGTATTCAGTGGCACCCCGAGCATCTGTTTTACGCACACAGACAACGCGCGATCTTCCGCGCACTCGTTTCCGCCGCCCGGGCTTATTCCGAGCGGCGCAGCCAGACCCACGCCGTCCTGAACGAAGCCGCCTGA
- a CDS encoding amidoligase family protein, which translates to MTDSYASLPHRTTRDGDERKTGVEVEFSGLGEVQTGEIVAEFLGGTATAPHSHELTVEGTELGDIRVELDISLRKKDIPLLERGLNMAKAVVPVEIITEPLTRKEVIRLGALLDELRHRGARGSRAGVLLGFGVHLNPEIVGADDPQTLNTITAFGLLEPWLRRAEDLDMTRRLMPFIETWPHAFVTQLVKDQPSTLRDLMSVAARHISSRNHGLDLMPLFAHHDRALFDRIFPAQSKLSARPTFHFRLPDCRIDEEGWSLARPWNLWARVEHVANDAHMLDTLRTAWLEHNHYLPGAEGRWAERVSKLFQSNDVSEPEAVQ; encoded by the coding sequence ATGACCGACAGCTACGCCAGCCTGCCGCACCGCACGACACGTGACGGTGACGAACGCAAGACGGGCGTCGAAGTCGAGTTCTCCGGCCTGGGCGAAGTGCAGACCGGCGAGATCGTTGCCGAATTCCTCGGCGGCACGGCCACCGCACCGCACTCCCACGAACTGACCGTCGAAGGCACCGAACTGGGCGACATCCGTGTCGAACTGGACATTTCGCTGCGCAAGAAGGACATCCCTCTGCTGGAGCGAGGCCTGAATATGGCAAAGGCCGTGGTCCCTGTCGAGATCATCACCGAACCGCTGACCCGCAAGGAAGTCATCCGCCTCGGCGCGCTTCTGGACGAGCTGCGCCATCGCGGCGCGAGAGGGTCCCGGGCGGGCGTGCTGCTGGGTTTCGGCGTGCACCTCAACCCGGAGATCGTGGGCGCGGACGATCCGCAGACCCTGAACACCATCACCGCTTTCGGGCTGCTGGAACCGTGGCTGCGCCGGGCGGAAGACCTGGACATGACGCGCCGGCTGATGCCTTTCATCGAGACATGGCCGCATGCCTTCGTTACGCAACTGGTGAAGGACCAGCCATCGACGCTGAGGGACCTGATGTCCGTCGCGGCGCGGCATATCTCGTCGCGCAACCACGGGCTCGACCTGATGCCGCTTTTCGCGCACCACGACCGTGCGCTGTTTGACCGCATCTTTCCTGCGCAAAGCAAGCTGTCGGCGCGTCCGACGTTCCACTTCCGCCTGCCGGATTGCCGGATCGACGAAGAGGGGTGGTCGCTGGCGCGGCCGTGGAACCTCTGGGCGCGGGTGGAGCATGTCGCCAATGACGCGCACATGCTGGATACCCTTCGGACGGCGTGGCTCGAGCATAACCATTACCTTCCGGGTGCGGAGGGCCGCTGGGCCGAACGCGTCTCGAAACTGTTCCAGAGCAACGACGTATCAGAGCCGGAGGCGGTGCAATGA
- a CDS encoding heavy metal translocating P-type ATPase, with protein MTDLRFEVTKLNCGGCAGRAERALAGAEGVDSASVNLANKTAQVSGSAGAATLQAALKAAGYPAAESHTRLAIDGMSCASCAARVEKALAGQPGVLRASVNLATETAEVVSLSGSTDAPSLAKVVTEAGYPAKPLQDAEATEDRQQVEQARLKRDLILAALLTLPVFIGEMGGHLFPPFHHWLTMTLGQTTWWTIQFLLTTAVLIGPGRRFYRIGLPLLMKGAPDMNTLVALGTLAAWVYSTVALLAPGLLPDTARAVYFEAAAVIVTLILLGRFLEARAKGRTGAAIRHLVGLRPATAMVDRDGTMTETAIEEIQKGDTLLVRPGERIAVDGVVLTGRSFVDESMLTGEPAPVEKAEGTVVTGGTVNGNGTLRYRAEAVGKDTVLSRIVALVEEAQGAKLPIQALADKVVLWFVPAVLVLAALTTLTWLVFGPGLTFALVAGVSVLIIACPCAMGLATPVSIMVGTGRAAELGVLFRKGDALQRLDTVNLVAFDKTGTLTEGRPELSHASAAPGFDADEVLRLAASAEQGSEHPIAQALMRAAPDAPQPEDVTALPGQGLEAVVDGRAILVGAPRLMAARGIDTTAVADALDRTAQAAETPVLVAVDGQIAAVFGVADRLKPDARAAVAALRAEGLEVALISGDARPVAEAIARDLGIAHVTAEVLPEGKLDALRDLQQRFGEVAFVGDGINDAPALAAAEVGLAIGTGTDVAIESADVVMASGRVSGVVTAHHVSRRVMRNIRQNLFWAFGYNVVLIPVAAGVFYPLTGLMLSPMLAAGAMALSSVFVLTNALRLRGLGTGISAMDRTSAAGQPDMPTAVSAAE; from the coding sequence ATGACCGATTTGCGATTCGAAGTCACGAAACTCAACTGCGGCGGCTGCGCCGGGCGCGCCGAACGTGCCCTTGCGGGTGCGGAAGGCGTGGACAGCGCCTCCGTCAACCTTGCGAACAAGACGGCGCAGGTCAGCGGCAGTGCCGGGGCCGCCACGTTGCAGGCGGCGCTGAAGGCGGCGGGTTATCCGGCTGCCGAGAGCCACACGCGCCTTGCCATCGACGGCATGTCCTGCGCCTCCTGCGCCGCGCGCGTCGAAAAGGCGCTGGCCGGTCAGCCGGGCGTGCTGCGTGCCTCCGTGAACCTTGCCACCGAAACCGCCGAGGTCGTGAGCCTGTCCGGGTCCACCGATGCGCCCTCGCTGGCAAAAGTCGTGACGGAGGCCGGCTACCCGGCAAAGCCCCTGCAGGATGCGGAAGCGACCGAAGACCGCCAGCAGGTCGAGCAGGCGCGGTTGAAGCGCGATCTGATCCTCGCCGCTCTGCTCACCCTGCCGGTGTTCATTGGCGAGATGGGGGGACACCTGTTCCCGCCGTTCCATCATTGGCTGACCATGACGCTGGGCCAGACGACGTGGTGGACGATCCAGTTCCTGCTGACCACCGCTGTCCTGATCGGGCCGGGACGAAGGTTCTATCGCATCGGCCTGCCGCTTTTGATGAAGGGCGCGCCGGACATGAACACGCTTGTCGCGCTCGGGACGCTGGCGGCCTGGGTCTATTCGACGGTCGCGCTTCTGGCGCCGGGGCTGCTGCCGGACACCGCGCGCGCCGTCTATTTCGAGGCCGCCGCCGTCATCGTCACGCTGATCCTGCTGGGCCGTTTCCTCGAGGCGCGCGCCAAGGGCCGGACCGGCGCTGCCATCCGCCATCTCGTCGGCCTGCGGCCCGCGACGGCCATGGTCGACCGCGACGGCACGATGACCGAGACCGCAATCGAAGAGATCCAGAAGGGCGACACGCTGCTTGTCCGCCCCGGCGAACGCATTGCCGTGGACGGGGTTGTCCTGACGGGGCGGTCCTTCGTCGATGAATCCATGCTGACCGGCGAACCCGCCCCGGTGGAAAAGGCCGAAGGTACGGTTGTGACCGGCGGTACTGTGAACGGCAACGGCACGCTGCGCTACCGGGCAGAGGCCGTCGGCAAGGACACCGTCCTGTCCCGCATCGTCGCGCTGGTCGAAGAGGCGCAGGGCGCCAAGCTGCCCATCCAGGCGCTGGCGGACAAGGTCGTGCTGTGGTTCGTGCCCGCGGTTCTGGTGCTTGCCGCGCTGACGACGCTGACCTGGCTGGTGTTCGGTCCGGGCCTGACCTTCGCGCTGGTCGCGGGCGTGTCCGTCCTCATCATCGCCTGCCCCTGCGCCATGGGGCTGGCGACGCCCGTCTCGATCATGGTCGGCACCGGCCGCGCGGCCGAACTGGGTGTGCTCTTCCGCAAGGGCGACGCGCTGCAGCGGCTCGACACGGTGAACCTGGTGGCTTTCGACAAGACCGGCACGCTGACCGAAGGCCGCCCCGAGCTGAGCCACGCCTCGGCTGCGCCCGGCTTTGACGCCGATGAGGTGCTGCGTCTCGCCGCCTCGGCAGAGCAGGGGTCCGAGCATCCCATCGCACAGGCCCTGATGCGCGCCGCGCCGGATGCGCCGCAGCCCGAGGACGTGACCGCGCTCCCGGGACAGGGGCTAGAGGCGGTGGTGGACGGACGCGCGATCCTCGTCGGTGCCCCGCGCCTCATGGCGGCGCGCGGGATCGACACGACCGCGGTTGCCGACGCGCTCGACCGGACGGCGCAGGCGGCAGAGACCCCGGTGCTTGTCGCGGTCGACGGACAGATCGCCGCCGTCTTCGGCGTGGCTGACCGGCTGAAACCCGACGCCCGCGCCGCCGTTGCCGCGCTGAGGGCGGAAGGGCTGGAGGTCGCGCTGATCTCGGGCGATGCCCGTCCTGTGGCAGAGGCCATCGCGCGCGACCTCGGCATCGCACATGTCACTGCGGAGGTCCTGCCGGAGGGCAAGCTGGACGCGCTGCGCGACCTGCAACAGCGGTTCGGCGAGGTGGCCTTTGTCGGCGACGGCATCAACGACGCCCCGGCGCTCGCCGCGGCAGAGGTCGGTCTGGCCATCGGCACCGGCACGGATGTCGCCATCGAGAGCGCCGATGTGGTCATGGCCTCGGGCCGGGTGTCCGGCGTCGTCACCGCGCACCACGTCAGCCGCCGTGTCATGCGCAACATCCGCCAGAACCTTTTCTGGGCCTTCGGGTACAACGTCGTGCTGATCCCGGTCGCTGCAGGTGTGTTCTATCCGCTGACCGGGCTGATGCTGTCACCGATGCTGGCTGCGGGGGCGATGGCGCTGTCGTCGGTGTTCGTCCTGACGAACGCCCTGAGGTTGCGCGGGTTGGGGACAGGTATTTCGGCTATGGACCGGACCAGCGCGGCCGGCCAGCCGGACATGCCAACGGCGGTGAGCGCGGCAGAGTAA
- a CDS encoding ABC transporter permease, which yields MRDLWDSLPVLAQDITIAIALLLPLLLIGVLLLRGFRPFPLIRALLWRFRWANLLFVLLIATSVGMGIGLIAQERGLRVGTARAASKFDMVVSAPGSELTMMMAAVYLQASDVPLLDGAAYDLIANHPQVKIAAPIAFGDSYDGAPVVGTIADFVTYLSDGRIEGRLFQKSGEAVVGAAAGLKVGDSFTPQHGHGASADDEAHEGFEIEVVGLLPRTGSPWDRAVLIPVETVWEVHGLANGHAFDEGDRIGPPFDPSLFPGTPAVIVRAKELWANYALRSEFTRKGEMMAFFPGTVLSNLYRVMGDVRQAMSVMSVVTQVLVAASVLLGLFILSRLFQRQLAMLRALGAPRRFVMAVVWGYGVALLMAGTALGLVFGLGAASVLSQVVTARTDILVTAAIGWPEITLALAFLSATSVLSLIPAVIVLARPIVESLRA from the coding sequence ATGAGAGACCTATGGGACAGCCTGCCGGTACTGGCGCAGGACATTACGATAGCCATCGCACTGCTGCTGCCGCTGCTGCTGATCGGCGTACTGCTGCTGCGCGGCTTCCGCCCCTTCCCGCTGATCCGTGCCCTGCTCTGGCGGTTCCGCTGGGCGAACCTGCTGTTTGTCCTGCTGATCGCCACCTCCGTCGGCATGGGTATCGGCCTGATCGCGCAGGAACGCGGGCTGCGGGTCGGCACCGCGCGTGCAGCATCGAAATTCGACATGGTTGTCAGCGCGCCCGGGTCCGAGCTGACGATGATGATGGCCGCCGTCTACCTGCAGGCCAGCGACGTGCCGCTTCTGGACGGCGCCGCCTACGACCTGATCGCCAACCACCCGCAGGTGAAGATCGCCGCCCCCATCGCCTTTGGCGACAGCTACGACGGCGCGCCGGTTGTCGGGACCATCGCGGACTTCGTCACCTACCTGTCGGACGGCCGGATCGAGGGCCGCCTCTTCCAGAAAAGCGGAGAGGCCGTGGTGGGTGCCGCCGCCGGGCTGAAAGTCGGCGACAGCTTCACCCCGCAACACGGGCACGGCGCCTCTGCCGACGACGAGGCGCATGAAGGGTTCGAGATCGAGGTGGTCGGACTTCTGCCCCGGACGGGTTCCCCCTGGGACCGCGCCGTGCTGATCCCGGTCGAAACCGTCTGGGAGGTGCACGGCCTTGCCAACGGCCACGCCTTCGACGAGGGGGACCGCATCGGCCCGCCCTTCGATCCGTCCCTGTTCCCCGGCACACCGGCGGTGATCGTCCGCGCCAAGGAGCTGTGGGCCAACTATGCCCTGCGCTCCGAATTCACCCGCAAGGGAGAGATGATGGCCTTCTTCCCCGGCACCGTGCTCTCCAACCTCTATCGCGTCATGGGCGACGTCCGGCAGGCCATGTCGGTCATGTCCGTGGTGACGCAGGTGCTTGTCGCGGCTTCCGTCCTGTTGGGGCTGTTCATCCTGTCGCGCCTGTTCCAACGGCAACTGGCGATGCTGCGCGCGCTCGGCGCGCCCCGCCGCTTTGTCATGGCCGTCGTCTGGGGCTATGGCGTCGCGCTGCTGATGGCAGGCACCGCCCTGGGCCTTGTCTTCGGCCTTGGCGCTGCATCGGTCCTGTCGCAGGTGGTGACGGCACGCACCGACATCCTCGTGACCGCCGCCATCGGCTGGCCCGAGATCACCCTGGCGCTGGCCTTCCTGTCGGCCACGTCCGTTTTGTCGCTCATCCCGGCGGTCATCGTTCTTGCCCGCCCAATCGTGGAGTCCCTACGCGCATGA
- a CDS encoding alkaline phosphatase — MKKTLVSMAAILAATSAFAESHAMDLPQAGSDWYTAGQSHIEAMLARQPNTGRAKNVIVFVADGNGVGTNYAVRLFDGQQKGMLGEENVLPYETPEWYSALVKTYNINAQTPDSAPTAGALNTGVKQRFNLINLGENAIHDDCTTEEGNRLTTFAEIVSGMDKSVGIVSTARITHATPAAVYAKTANRNWEGEIEGDCAGSKDIATQLIDQMEAGVIDMAMGGGGRFFLPEGETNGQSKGRRTDGVNLIDRATGLGAQFAEDTAGFEALTMDAPILALFNDSHMEYEADRADEDEPSLADMTRKSIEFLSQNENGYYLEVEAGRVDHANHDGNAYRTLSDGVAFAEAVALADEMTDDADTLIIVTADHEHAIAFNGYCGRGSDILGLCMGVSKEGEANDGTPLTAADGKPYTVLGYLNGAGSVLKEPTDGSNDWTGSRGDLTQEEATDIDYVQQALIPMSSETHSGEDVSVYAKGPWSHLLDSTIEQNVIFHVMKHAVDAE, encoded by the coding sequence ATGAAAAAGACCCTCGTGTCGATGGCCGCCATTCTGGCCGCCACCTCCGCATTTGCCGAAAGCCATGCCATGGACCTGCCGCAGGCCGGTTCCGACTGGTACACCGCCGGTCAGTCGCACATCGAAGCGATGCTGGCCCGCCAGCCCAACACCGGCCGCGCCAAGAACGTCATCGTCTTTGTCGCAGACGGCAACGGTGTCGGCACCAACTACGCCGTGCGCCTGTTCGACGGCCAGCAAAAGGGCATGCTGGGCGAAGAGAACGTCCTCCCCTACGAGACGCCAGAGTGGTACTCGGCGCTGGTCAAGACCTACAACATCAACGCCCAGACCCCGGACTCCGCACCGACCGCGGGCGCGCTGAACACCGGCGTCAAGCAGCGCTTCAACCTCATCAACCTCGGTGAGAACGCGATCCACGACGATTGCACCACCGAGGAAGGCAACCGCCTGACCACCTTTGCCGAGATCGTCTCGGGCATGGACAAGTCGGTCGGCATCGTCTCGACCGCGCGTATCACCCACGCCACCCCGGCGGCCGTCTACGCCAAGACCGCCAACCGCAACTGGGAAGGCGAGATCGAGGGCGACTGTGCAGGTTCCAAGGACATCGCGACCCAGCTGATCGACCAGATGGAAGCGGGCGTGATCGACATGGCCATGGGCGGCGGCGGCCGCTTCTTCCTGCCGGAAGGCGAGACCAACGGTCAGTCCAAGGGCCGCCGCACCGATGGCGTGAACCTGATCGACCGGGCCACCGGCCTGGGCGCGCAGTTCGCCGAGGACACCGCCGGCTTCGAGGCGCTGACCATGGATGCGCCGATCCTCGCGCTGTTCAACGACAGCCACATGGAATACGAGGCCGACCGCGCCGACGAGGACGAACCCTCGCTGGCCGACATGACCCGCAAGTCCATCGAGTTCCTGTCGCAGAACGAGAACGGCTATTACCTCGAGGTCGAGGCGGGCCGCGTCGACCACGCGAACCATGACGGCAACGCCTACCGCACCCTGTCCGACGGCGTTGCTTTTGCCGAGGCCGTGGCGCTGGCCGACGAGATGACCGATGACGCCGACACGCTGATCATCGTCACCGCCGACCACGAACACGCCATCGCGTTCAACGGCTACTGCGGCCGCGGCTCCGACATCCTCGGCCTGTGCATGGGCGTGTCGAAGGAAGGCGAGGCCAACGACGGCACCCCGCTGACCGCCGCCGACGGCAAGCCCTACACCGTGCTGGGCTACCTGAACGGCGCCGGTTCCGTGCTGAAGGAACCGACCGACGGCAGCAACGACTGGACCGGCTCGCGCGGCGATCTGACCCAGGAAGAGGCCACCGACATCGACTACGTCCAGCAGGCACTGATCCCCATGTCCTCGGAAACCCATTCGGGCGAGGACGTGTCGGTCTATGCCAAGGGCCCGTGGTCGCATCTGCTCGACTCCACCATCGAGCAGAACGTGATCTTCCACGTGATGAAGCACGCGGTGGACGCAGAATAA
- a CDS encoding copper chaperone PCu(A)C: protein MKHLLLATALLTTPLAAEETHLFEVGGLEVLHPWTNATAHDHALLYMELHNEGDAPVEIISARTEDGVNGQLVGFRMADGTMVADPLPPIPVAPGTELALEPDVIAISFDGLPAPLEEGDHLEIILETSAGELEVEVAVEAADARQHSHAGHSH from the coding sequence ATGAAACACCTTCTGCTGGCCACCGCGCTTCTGACCACGCCGCTCGCCGCCGAGGAAACCCACCTTTTCGAGGTTGGCGGGCTTGAGGTCCTGCATCCGTGGACCAACGCGACGGCCCACGACCACGCGCTGCTTTACATGGAACTCCACAACGAGGGCGACGCGCCGGTCGAGATTATCTCGGCCCGGACCGAGGACGGCGTGAACGGTCAGCTTGTGGGCTTCCGCATGGCGGATGGTACCATGGTGGCGGACCCACTGCCCCCGATCCCGGTCGCCCCCGGTACAGAGCTGGCGCTTGAACCGGACGTGATCGCGATTTCCTTCGACGGACTCCCCGCCCCGCTGGAAGAGGGGGATCACCTGGAGATAATCCTCGAGACCTCTGCCGGAGAGCTGGAGGTCGAGGTCGCCGTGGAGGCCGCCGACGCCCGCCAGCACAGCCACGCCGGTCACAGCCACTGA
- a CDS encoding ABC transporter ATP-binding protein, whose translation MGLALHVRDLTVASRRGRVLLTLPELDLPAGGLLGVRGPSGAGKSTFLNALSGLLDAKGRVQWGETDIASLSPERRTAFRAAQMGMIFQDFLLFEELSAEANAALTAQFAPAANRPGILSRARDRLSRLAVPSGARTVESFSGGERQRVAVARALASDPQVILADEPTAALDRTAADRLVADLVSLCRDGGKTLVVVSHDLHLLDAMDRVVTIEDGQVTG comes from the coding sequence ATGGGTCTCGCCCTGCACGTCCGTGACCTGACCGTCGCCTCTCGCCGGGGGCGGGTTCTGCTGACGCTCCCCGAGCTTGACCTGCCCGCGGGCGGCCTTCTGGGCGTGCGCGGGCCATCGGGCGCCGGCAAGTCGACCTTCCTGAACGCGTTGAGCGGTCTGCTCGATGCGAAGGGTCGCGTGCAATGGGGCGAAACCGACATCGCCAGCCTGTCGCCGGAGCGCCGCACGGCGTTCCGCGCCGCGCAGATGGGCATGATCTTTCAGGACTTCCTGCTGTTCGAGGAGCTGTCGGCAGAGGCCAACGCCGCCCTGACCGCACAATTCGCACCCGCCGCAAACCGCCCGGGCATCCTGAGCCGCGCAAGGGACCGTCTGTCCCGGCTGGCCGTCCCCTCTGGCGCGCGCACGGTCGAGAGCTTCTCGGGCGGGGAACGGCAGCGGGTCGCGGTCGCGCGGGCGCTGGCCTCCGATCCGCAGGTCATCCTTGCGGACGAGCCGACCGCCGCGCTCGACCGCACCGCGGCGGACCGGCTGGTGGCCGACCTCGTCAGTCTTTGCCGTGACGGCGGCAAGACGCTGGTGGTGGTCAGTCACGACCTGCACCTGCTGGACGCGATGGACCGCGTCGTGACCATCGAAGACGGGCAGGTAACCGGATGA
- a CDS encoding GntR family transcriptional regulator → MTVSRKTACLEDLRMRILKLELAPGAELDETQVATAYGLSRTPLREVFQVLGGEGYLRLEHNRGARVAAMDLAALRCLLQTGPLLLATMARQAAEHRGEAALPPLRDAQAGFAAATEEGDAAAAALFNHSFHTQVACMASNPYLMPALRRLLIDHTRLTQGFFQPVKKKEKKQLRKVSQHHATLTDAITAQDAEAAVSTTLQNWDLFRERIEKLMTPEALPISVEAAAATA, encoded by the coding sequence ATGACCGTCAGCAGAAAGACCGCGTGTCTTGAAGATCTCCGGATGCGGATCCTGAAGCTGGAGCTCGCGCCCGGTGCCGAACTGGACGAGACCCAGGTGGCCACCGCCTACGGGCTGTCACGGACGCCGCTGCGCGAGGTCTTCCAGGTGCTTGGCGGAGAGGGCTACCTACGGCTTGAACACAACCGGGGCGCCCGTGTCGCCGCCATGGACCTTGCCGCGTTGCGCTGTCTTCTCCAGACCGGGCCGCTGCTGCTGGCGACGATGGCCCGGCAGGCCGCCGAGCACCGGGGCGAAGCCGCGCTACCGCCGCTGCGCGACGCACAGGCGGGCTTTGCCGCAGCGACGGAAGAAGGAGACGCAGCTGCCGCCGCCCTGTTCAACCACAGCTTTCACACGCAGGTCGCCTGCATGGCGTCGAACCCCTACCTGATGCCGGCGCTGCGGCGCCTTCTGATCGACCACACGCGCCTGACGCAGGGCTTCTTCCAGCCGGTCAAGAAGAAGGAGAAGAAGCAGCTCAGGAAGGTGTCGCAGCACCACGCCACCCTGACCGACGCCATCACGGCGCAGGACGCGGAGGCCGCCGTCTCGACCACGCTCCAGAACTGGGACCTGTTCCGGGAACGGATCGAGAAGCTGATGACCCCCGAGGCCCTGCCGATCTCGGTGGAGGCCGCCGCGGCGACGGCCTGA